A genomic segment from Glycine soja cultivar W05 chromosome 18, ASM419377v2, whole genome shotgun sequence encodes:
- the LOC114394865 gene encoding DNA-binding protein HEXBP-like translates to MDTEDKLSSKKPHGLADEATAATETVSEKEERPLRLYFGNGPRIHKQLCIKYGVVDKRCEKCGKVGQLTCFSPAFRKWALGRVTEEELNQTCKICNERGHIYLDCDLPNELAEVPPPKQKRTVRCGLCGEAGHNKRTCPKARHN, encoded by the exons ATGGACACGGAAGATAAATTAAGTTCAAAAAAACCACATGGTTTGGCTGATGAAGCAACTGCAGCAACAGAAACTGTTTCTGAAAAA GAAGAACGACCATTACGTTTGTATTTCGGTAATGGTCCAAGAATCCACAAGCAGTTGTGCATTAAGTATGGTGTTGTTGATAAACGCTGTGAAAAATGTGGTAAAGTTGGACAGTTAACATGCTTTTCACCGGCTTTCCGAAAATGG GCTTTAGGGAGAGTTACAGAAGAAGAACTCAACCAAACTTGCAAAATATGCAATGAACGTGGACACATCTATCTAGACTGTGATCTTCCTAACGAATTG GCTGAAGTTCCTCCTCCTAAACAAAAGAGAACAGTGCGTTGCGGATTATGTGGTGAAGCTGGACATAATAAACGGACATGTCCGAAAGCTAGGCATAACTGA